GGTCCGCAGCTCGGCGACGAGGCGGTCGGCGTTGGCCGCGACCGCCTCGGGGTCGCACTCCTCGACGGTCTCGGTCATCTCCTCGGGGTCGCCGGCGGCGACCTGCTCGGCCCAGAACTCGAGCGTCGCGGCAACGTGGCCGAGGAGCTCGCGTGCCGTCCAGTTCGGGCAGGCGGGGACCTTCTTGTCGAGGTTCGCGGCGCGGTCGAGGTCGGCCGCGAGCAGGCTGTCGAGGCGGTCCGCCTCCTCCGCGATGGCGTCCAGGTAGGAGGCGAAGGCGAGCCTCACTCCGGCCAGCTCGCGCGCAGCTTGGCGAAGGACTCCGACAGGGCCTCGGGGAGGACCCGCACCGAGGCGATCGTGGTCATGAAGTTCGTGTCGCCCACCCAGCGGGGCAGCACGTGGAAGTGCAGGTGGCCGGGGATCCCCGCACCACCGGCGCGGCCGAGGTTGGCACCGAGGTTCACCCCGTCGGGTGCGTAGGCGGCGCGCACGGCGGCGAGCGCCCGCTGCACCTCGGCCCACAGCTCGAGCGACTCCCCGGGGTCGAGCTCCTCGGGCTCGGAGAGGTGCCGCAGGGGCATCACGAGCACATGGCCGCTCGCGTAGGGGTAGGCGTTCAGGAGCGTCGCCGCGCCGCTCGAGCGGTGGACGAGGTGGCGCTCCTCGTCGGGGGCCCCCGAGGCGAGGATCGCGCAGAAGACGCACTCCCCCGCGGGCCCCTGCTCGGCGTCGGCGCCGCTCGCCGCGACCTCGGAGAACGAGTTCACGTAGTCCGAGCGCCACGCCGCCCACAGGCGGTCGAGCGTCACGCCCCGACCCGGTCCTCGGGGCTCGCGCGACGGCTGATCTCGTCGGTGATGCGGGCGATGAAATCGCCGACGGACACCCCTCGCTCGGGGGCCGCCGAGCTGCGCGCGTTCACACCCACGGTACCGGCCGCGAGGTCGTCCCCGCCGACGACGAGGATGTAGGGGAGGAGCTCGTTCTTCGCCCGGTGGATGCGCGCCCCGAGGGGCTCGCTCGCCTCCTCGAGGTCGGCGCGCACGCCCGCCGAGCGCAGCTGCTCGGTGACCTCCGCGGCGTAGTCCCCGTGGTCGTCGCGCACCGGCAGCACGCGCGCCTGCACCGGGGCCAGCCAGGTCGGGAACTTGCCGGCGTAGTGCTCGAGGAGGACGGCGAAGAAGCGCTCGAC
The genomic region above belongs to Acidimicrobiales bacterium and contains:
- a CDS encoding HIT domain-containing protein — its product is MTLDRLWAAWRSDYVNSFSEVAASGADAEQGPAGECVFCAILASGAPDEERHLVHRSSGAATLLNAYPYASGHVLVMPLRHLSEPEELDPGESLELWAEVQRALAAVRAAYAPDGVNLGANLGRAGGAGIPGHLHFHVLPRWVGDTNFMTTIASVRVLPEALSESFAKLRASWPE